The Mesorhizobium sp. B1-1-8 genome contains a region encoding:
- a CDS encoding diphosphate--fructose-6-phosphate 1-phosphotransferase — translation MAGTFVIAQGGGPTAVINQTVVGATLEIRKRHPGARVLGSIHGVRGIRDGNYVDLSAIPEDRLRLIAGTPSAALGSTRDKPDAAYCEVILNGLKKAGADAFIYIGGNDTSGTQQILTDAAGGSMAFVHAPKTIDNDLEENDHTPGFISAAEFVAGAFLSVDLDFRALPGIYVGIVMGRHAGFLTAAAAAWQLDPDSGPHLVYVPERAFSAKRFIEDVRETLDRHKRCIVAVSEGVSTADGKALVESLVPPEKLERDQHGNVKLSGSDLPAALERALAEGLPGKRARVDALGYMPRGYVGAISAVDAQEAFDAGAFAVGVAEEGGGSVALQYDGSKTVLMKKVPLKAVAGKTRHMPDDFMKADVNQLADAGMAYLKRLVPEKYKVGKPFV, via the coding sequence ATGGCCGGAACTTTCGTCATCGCACAGGGCGGCGGCCCGACCGCGGTCATCAACCAGACGGTCGTCGGCGCCACACTCGAAATCCGCAAGCGCCATCCCGGCGCCAGAGTGCTGGGCTCGATCCATGGCGTGCGTGGCATCCGTGACGGCAATTACGTCGACCTTTCCGCCATCCCGGAGGACCGGCTGCGGCTGATCGCCGGCACGCCGAGCGCCGCGCTCGGCTCGACCCGCGACAAGCCCGACGCCGCCTATTGCGAGGTCATCCTCAACGGCCTGAAGAAGGCCGGGGCCGATGCCTTCATCTATATCGGCGGCAACGACACCTCCGGCACCCAGCAGATCCTCACCGATGCCGCCGGCGGCTCGATGGCTTTCGTGCATGCGCCAAAAACCATCGACAACGACCTCGAGGAGAACGACCACACGCCGGGCTTCATCTCGGCGGCCGAATTCGTCGCCGGCGCCTTCCTCTCGGTCGATCTCGATTTCCGCGCGCTGCCTGGCATCTACGTCGGCATCGTCATGGGTCGCCATGCCGGCTTCCTCACCGCTGCCGCGGCCGCCTGGCAGCTCGATCCCGACAGCGGCCCGCATCTGGTCTACGTGCCGGAGCGCGCCTTCTCTGCCAAGCGCTTCATCGAAGACGTGCGCGAAACGCTCGACCGCCACAAGCGCTGCATCGTTGCGGTGTCCGAAGGCGTCAGCACCGCCGACGGCAAGGCGCTGGTCGAAAGCCTGGTGCCGCCGGAAAAGCTCGAGCGCGACCAGCACGGCAACGTCAAGCTGTCGGGCAGCGACCTGCCGGCCGCACTTGAGCGTGCGCTCGCCGAAGGCCTGCCCGGCAAGCGGGCGCGTGTCGATGCGCTGGGCTATATGCCGCGCGGCTATGTAGGCGCCATCAGCGCCGTCGATGCGCAGGAGGCTTTCGATGCCGGCGCCTTCGCCGTCGGCGTCGCCGAGGAAGGCGGCGGCTCGGTGGCGCTGCAATATGACGGGTCGAAGACCGTGCTGATGAAGAAGGTGCCGCTGAAGGCCGTCGCCGGCAAGACGCGCCACATGCCGGACGATTTCATGAAAGCCGACGTCAACCAGCTGGCGGATGCGGGCATGGCCTATCTGAAGCGGCTGGTGCCTGAAAAATACAAGGTCGGAAAGCCGTTCGTCTGA
- a CDS encoding ABC transporter ATP-binding protein, protein MADVTLRQVKKSYGNLNILHGIDLDIKSGEFIVFVGPSGCGKSTLLRSIAGLEEITSGELKIDGEVVNDVPPSKRGIAMVFQSYALYPHMTVYDNMAFSMKIGKESKTEIDKRVRQAAEILQLTKYLDRLPKAMSGGQRQRVAIGRAIVRNPKVFLFDEPLSNLDAALRVATRIEIAKLKESMPNTTMIYVTHDQVEAMTLADRIVVLKEGHIEQVGTPMELYKRPGNLFVAQFIGSPAMNILPAKIEKAGNPTVVSHVGGRKATVPIATPASANGAAVSFGVRPEDLAIATGTDYLFEGKVDYVEQLGEVQLVYVDIGRADLPLVTKLPGNVEVKRGETLRLNASAGDLHIFDADGHSFTLHREEAKAA, encoded by the coding sequence ATGGCCGATGTCACGCTGAGACAGGTGAAGAAATCATACGGCAACCTCAACATTCTTCACGGCATCGACCTCGACATCAAATCGGGCGAGTTCATCGTCTTTGTCGGGCCGTCGGGCTGCGGCAAGTCGACCTTGCTGCGCTCGATCGCCGGGCTGGAGGAGATCACCTCGGGCGAGCTCAAGATCGACGGCGAGGTGGTGAACGACGTGCCGCCGTCGAAGCGGGGCATCGCCATGGTGTTCCAGTCCTACGCGCTCTATCCGCATATGACCGTCTACGACAACATGGCCTTCTCGATGAAAATCGGCAAGGAAAGCAAGACCGAGATCGACAAGCGGGTGCGGCAGGCGGCGGAAATCCTGCAATTGACCAAATATCTCGACCGCCTGCCCAAGGCGATGTCGGGCGGGCAGCGGCAGCGCGTCGCCATCGGCCGCGCCATCGTGCGCAATCCGAAAGTGTTCCTGTTCGACGAGCCACTGTCGAACCTCGATGCGGCACTGCGCGTCGCCACCCGCATCGAGATCGCGAAGCTGAAGGAATCGATGCCGAACACGACGATGATCTACGTCACCCACGACCAGGTGGAGGCGATGACGCTGGCCGACCGCATCGTCGTGCTCAAGGAAGGCCATATCGAGCAGGTCGGCACGCCGATGGAGCTCTACAAGCGGCCCGGCAATCTGTTCGTCGCCCAGTTCATCGGCTCACCGGCGATGAACATCCTGCCGGCCAAGATCGAAAAGGCCGGCAATCCGACTGTGGTCAGCCATGTCGGCGGCCGCAAGGCTACGGTGCCGATCGCGACGCCTGCCTCGGCGAACGGAGCGGCAGTGAGTTTTGGCGTGCGGCCCGAGGATCTGGCGATCGCCACCGGCACGGACTATCTGTTCGAAGGCAAGGTGGACTATGTCGAGCAGCTTGGCGAGGTGCAGCTGGTCTATGTCGATATCGGCCGCGCCGACCTGCCGCTGGTGACGAAGCTGCCGGGCAATGTCGAGGTCAAGCGCGGCGAGACGTTGCGGCTGAATGCCAGTGCCGGCGACCTTCATATCTTCGATGCCGACGGCCACTCCTTCACGCTGCATCGCGAGGAGGCGAAGGCGGCCTGA
- a CDS encoding tetratricopeptide repeat protein produces the protein MTRTEPAAQDQMHRIVADFNAGRHEQARRGCEEALRRQPRDPALNHLLAAVLFASGKVEEARSRIQASLAVRADNAPAQLLAGRIARAAEDFDQALVHFGRARELAPGGDAYVERARTLDAAGDRDRARDAWRQVVQADPASREAAARLGRMLLEDGFPAAAAPLLERAATENSPASAWFDLGLARHELHDAAGAAAAYRVALRKRPDDAEAAVNLGAALQDMGDVEAAIEAYRIAYRLRPATFGVIAMSLTSAPSGRLWLDREALRQLLEYPTEGA, from the coding sequence ATGACCAGGACCGAGCCGGCGGCTCAAGATCAAATGCATCGCATCGTGGCCGATTTCAATGCCGGCCGCCACGAACAGGCGCGCCGGGGTTGTGAGGAAGCGCTGCGGCGCCAGCCGCGCGACCCGGCCCTGAACCATCTTCTGGCCGCCGTCCTGTTTGCCTCGGGCAAGGTAGAGGAAGCCAGGAGCCGCATTCAGGCAAGTCTCGCGGTGAGGGCCGACAATGCGCCCGCGCAGCTGCTTGCCGGGCGAATTGCGCGCGCAGCCGAGGATTTCGATCAAGCGCTGGTCCATTTCGGGCGGGCGCGGGAATTGGCGCCGGGCGGCGACGCGTATGTCGAGCGCGCACGAACGCTGGATGCGGCGGGCGACCGCGACCGGGCGCGCGATGCCTGGCGGCAAGTGGTGCAGGCCGATCCGGCATCGCGCGAGGCCGCCGCCCGCTTGGGCCGAATGTTGCTGGAGGACGGATTCCCGGCCGCGGCGGCACCCTTGCTGGAGCGAGCCGCAACCGAGAACAGCCCAGCCTCGGCCTGGTTCGACCTTGGCTTGGCCAGGCACGAGCTGCATGACGCGGCTGGAGCCGCCGCCGCCTACCGGGTGGCGTTGCGGAAGCGCCCTGACGATGCCGAGGCTGCCGTCAATCTGGGTGCAGCCCTCCAGGACATGGGCGACGTGGAAGCCGCGATCGAGGCCTACCGGATTGCCTACCGTCTGCGACCAGCTACTTTCGGCGTCATCGCAATGTCGCTGACCTCGGCGCCGAGCGGCCGGTTGTGGCTGGATCGCGAGGCGCTCAGGCAACTGCTGGAATATCCTACCGAGGGCGCTTGA
- a CDS encoding DegQ family serine endoprotease has translation MSPSSILRRHRVAALLGAALIISPVIVSFAAQNAGKASLSNAVATTQTPAAGITAPNGSFAPIIAVTKPAVVTITTVTKGQPDATGEGSPFDGNSPFDQYFQRFFGDQGIPMPKTPPQQSQRAEALGSGFIVGADGTIVTDNHVVDGATSIKVTLDDGTELPATLVGHDAKNDLAVLKVKASKPLPTVKWGDSDKLMTGDQVLAIGNPFGIGTTVTAGIVSARGRDLHSGPFDDFIQIDAPINHGNSGGPLIDVNGNVIGINTAIYSPNGGSVGVGFAIPSDQAQKVVAKLMKGGNIEYGYLGVQIQPVTQDVASAIGLDHPGGALVAAVTDGSPAAKAGIETGDVITGFAGQEIKDPKDLSRAVADVQPGVKETLNVWRNGKVMQISADVGRNTEDVKTASNREGGKPSAEQGLPSLGLGLTDITPDIRAQLNLANNQRGAVVERVNPDKGASAAGIQPGDVIVAVDRTPVKSARQANQALAEAGKSGKKSVLLLVDRGDQQIFVAVPFAAG, from the coding sequence ATGTCACCATCAAGCATTCTTCGCAGACATCGCGTCGCCGCCCTGCTGGGCGCTGCGCTGATCATTTCGCCCGTCATCGTCTCCTTTGCCGCGCAAAACGCGGGCAAAGCCAGCCTGAGCAATGCCGTCGCGACCACTCAGACTCCGGCTGCCGGCATCACAGCGCCAAACGGCTCCTTCGCGCCGATCATCGCCGTCACCAAGCCGGCAGTAGTCACCATCACGACGGTCACGAAGGGGCAGCCGGACGCCACGGGCGAGGGCTCGCCCTTCGACGGCAACTCGCCCTTCGACCAATATTTCCAGCGGTTCTTCGGCGACCAGGGCATTCCGATGCCGAAGACGCCGCCGCAGCAGTCGCAGCGGGCCGAGGCCCTTGGCTCAGGCTTTATCGTCGGCGCCGATGGCACCATCGTCACCGACAATCACGTCGTCGACGGCGCCACCTCGATCAAGGTAACGCTTGATGACGGCACCGAGCTTCCCGCCACGCTGGTCGGCCACGATGCCAAGAACGACCTGGCGGTGTTGAAGGTCAAGGCAAGCAAACCATTGCCGACCGTCAAATGGGGCGATTCCGACAAGCTGATGACCGGCGATCAGGTGCTGGCGATCGGCAACCCGTTCGGCATTGGCACCACCGTCACCGCCGGCATCGTCTCGGCGCGCGGCCGCGACCTGCATAGCGGGCCGTTCGACGACTTCATCCAGATCGACGCGCCGATCAATCACGGCAATTCCGGCGGTCCGCTGATCGACGTCAACGGCAATGTCATCGGCATCAACACCGCGATCTATTCGCCCAATGGCGGCAGCGTCGGTGTCGGCTTCGCCATCCCGTCGGACCAGGCGCAGAAGGTCGTCGCCAAGCTGATGAAGGGCGGCAATATCGAATACGGTTACCTCGGGGTCCAGATTCAGCCGGTGACGCAGGACGTCGCCAGCGCCATCGGCCTCGATCATCCGGGCGGCGCGCTGGTCGCCGCGGTCACCGACGGATCGCCGGCGGCCAAGGCCGGTATTGAAACCGGTGACGTCATCACCGGCTTTGCCGGCCAGGAGATCAAGGATCCCAAGGACCTGTCGCGTGCCGTCGCCGACGTTCAGCCCGGCGTCAAGGAGACGCTCAACGTCTGGCGCAACGGCAAGGTGATGCAGATCTCCGCTGATGTCGGCCGCAACACCGAGGACGTGAAGACCGCCTCCAACCGTGAAGGCGGCAAGCCGTCGGCCGAACAGGGCCTGCCTTCGCTCGGCCTCGGCCTGACCGACATCACCCCGGACATCCGCGCGCAGCTTAACCTTGCCAATAACCAGCGCGGCGCCGTCGTCGAGCGCGTCAACCCGGACAAGGGCGCCTCGGCCGCCGGCATCCAGCCGGGCGACGTCATCGTCGCCGTCGACCGCACGCCGGTGAAAAGCGCCAGGCAGGCAAACCAGGCGCTCGCCGAGGCGGGCAAGTCCGGCAAGAAGTCGGTGCTGCTGCTGGTCGACCGCGGCGACCAGCAGATCTTTGTCGCCGTGCCTTTCGCCGCCGGCTGA
- a CDS encoding LysE family translocator, translating into MSFENWAAFAAASTILLVIPGPTILLVVSYALGQGWRTALPMAVGVALGDFTAMTLSMLGIGALLAASATVFTVLKVIGAGYLIYLGIKLFRAGGALKAEPRTDEVSAARMTAHAWLVTALNPKSITFFVAFLPQFLDRHSDFWTQMLIFEATFLALAFSNAFGYALIASRARAVVRNPKAIRIFNRTGGTLLVCAGIATMAVRSSN; encoded by the coding sequence ATGTCCTTCGAAAACTGGGCCGCCTTTGCCGCCGCCTCCACCATCCTTCTCGTCATCCCGGGGCCGACGATCCTGCTGGTCGTCTCCTATGCGCTCGGCCAGGGCTGGCGCACGGCGCTGCCGATGGCGGTCGGCGTGGCGCTCGGTGACTTCACCGCCATGACGCTGTCGATGCTCGGCATCGGCGCGCTGCTGGCGGCCTCGGCAACCGTTTTCACCGTGCTCAAGGTGATCGGCGCCGGCTACCTCATCTATCTCGGCATCAAACTGTTCCGCGCCGGCGGCGCGCTGAAGGCCGAGCCGCGCACCGATGAGGTATCGGCGGCGAGGATGACGGCGCATGCCTGGCTGGTCACCGCGCTCAACCCGAAGAGCATCACCTTCTTCGTCGCCTTCCTGCCGCAGTTCCTCGACCGGCATTCCGACTTCTGGACGCAGATGCTGATCTTCGAGGCGACCTTCCTGGCGCTGGCCTTCAGCAACGCCTTCGGCTACGCGCTGATTGCGTCCAGGGCGCGCGCCGTGGTGCGCAACCCGAAGGCGATCCGCATCTTCAACCGCACCGGCGGCACGCTGCTGGTCTGCGCCGGCATCGCCACGATGGCGGTGCGGTCCAGCAATTGA
- a CDS encoding DUF680 domain-containing protein → MRKIVLATAALLAVSSAAFAASDNYGSNGVNQPAPAADTTRTSSIGTNSSVHKLLNASGDEHKSAPQGSDRNLFGNN, encoded by the coding sequence ATGAGAAAGATCGTTCTTGCCACCGCGGCCCTTTTGGCCGTCTCGAGCGCTGCCTTCGCGGCAAGCGACAATTATGGTTCCAACGGCGTCAACCAGCCGGCTCCCGCTGCAGATACCACGCGCACCTCGTCGATCGGCACCAACTCGTCGGTCCACAAGCTGTTGAATGCCTCGGGCGACGAGCACAAGTCGGCCCCGCAGGGCAGCGATCGGAACCTGTTCGGCAACAACTAA
- a CDS encoding MBL fold metallo-hydrolase, with product MGELVVGDWFGKAVVDARTTMLTEPFVHDFVRANIWHFKGRDADLLVDTGMGIRPLAPEIDTPAGKPLIVVATHIHLDHVGSLHEFPLRIGPQMSAAQFDSMDDAVTYAYMFHNLDGAVSKLPAPDWKPADYRVPPAPLTRALDEGDTVDLGDRKFRVLHVPGHSPDSIALFDEADGLFFAGDAVYDGMLIDDLPDSDRAAYCHTMRRLLDLPIRIGHGGHGPSFDRARMREIASAYLRRRSVS from the coding sequence ATGGGCGAGCTTGTGGTGGGCGACTGGTTCGGCAAGGCCGTCGTCGATGCCAGAACAACAATGCTGACCGAGCCCTTCGTGCACGACTTCGTGCGCGCCAATATCTGGCATTTCAAGGGCCGCGACGCCGACCTGCTCGTCGATACCGGCATGGGCATCCGTCCGCTGGCGCCGGAGATCGACACGCCGGCCGGCAAGCCGCTCATCGTCGTCGCCACCCATATTCATCTCGACCATGTCGGCTCGCTGCACGAATTTCCGCTCAGGATAGGACCGCAAATGAGCGCGGCGCAATTCGACAGCATGGATGACGCCGTCACCTATGCCTATATGTTCCACAATCTCGATGGCGCCGTTTCGAAATTGCCGGCGCCCGATTGGAAGCCGGCTGACTATCGCGTTCCGCCGGCGCCGCTGACGCGCGCGCTGGATGAGGGCGATACCGTCGACCTCGGCGATAGAAAATTCCGCGTTCTGCATGTTCCCGGCCATTCGCCGGATTCGATCGCGCTCTTCGACGAGGCCGACGGCCTGTTCTTCGCCGGCGACGCCGTCTATGACGGCATGCTGATCGACGACCTGCCGGATTCGGATCGCGCCGCTTATTGCCACACGATGCGGCGCCTGCTCGACCTGCCGATCCGCATCGGCCATGGCGGCCACGGCCCGAGTTTCGACCGCGCCAGGATGCGCGAAATCGCGTCCGCCTACCTGCGTCGCAGGAGCGTTTCGTGA
- a CDS encoding nuclear transport factor 2 family protein: MTDLNTIAQNYITAWNESDATRRKALLDAAFTRDVSYRDPVMQGDGHEGIAALIDGVQQRFAGFRFSLKGRPDGFGDKIRFSWNLGPEGTESVFEGTDIGVIEDGRLKSVTGFLDKVPAQ; this comes from the coding sequence ATGACCGACCTCAACACGATCGCCCAAAACTACATCACTGCCTGGAACGAGAGCGATGCGACGCGCCGCAAGGCGCTGCTCGATGCGGCCTTCACCAGGGATGTCAGCTACCGCGACCCGGTCATGCAGGGTGATGGCCATGAAGGCATCGCGGCGCTGATCGACGGCGTGCAGCAGCGCTTTGCCGGCTTCCGCTTCTCGCTGAAGGGCCGGCCGGACGGGTTTGGCGACAAGATCCGCTTCTCTTGGAATCTCGGGCCGGAAGGTACGGAATCCGTCTTCGAAGGCACCGATATCGGTGTCATCGAGGATGGGCGTCTGAAGAGCGTCACCGGGTTCCTGGACAAGGTGCCGGCGCAGTGA
- a CDS encoding DUF680 domain-containing protein, with product MKKIVLTAAALLAISGSAFAASDNYGSNGANQPAVAADTSYTASTNKSEPVQKPVTQGADRNLFGR from the coding sequence ATGAAAAAGATTGTTCTCACTGCCGCTGCCCTTCTGGCCATTTCCGGCAGCGCCTTCGCAGCCAGCGACAATTACGGTTCCAACGGCGCAAACCAGCCGGCCGTCGCGGCCGACACTTCCTACACCGCCTCGACCAACAAGTCGGAGCCGGTTCAGAAGCCTGTCACCCAGGGCGCCGATCGCAACCTCTTCGGCCGCTAA
- a CDS encoding L,D-transpeptidase, which produces MRELPQTPPSSGDTIDTEIQLSRRAVLSGAGAMALLGIAGCSTTDTLDLPQLRLDDTVTGSVHPIRPAISVDKNITGPDVMYAALTDGGFQVPAVPYLKVKPQFRRQIVVDQTGEAPGTIVVHLQERMLYLVQPGGDAIRYGVGIGKDGFRWSGRANIQYGKEWPVWTPPPEMIQRKPELVKWQGGQPGGLTNPLGARALYIYQNGKDTGYRIHGSPEWWSIGQAMSSGCVRLINQDIIDLYSRVSKKNPVVVV; this is translated from the coding sequence ATGCGCGAGTTGCCGCAAACGCCGCCATCGAGCGGCGACACGATCGACACCGAAATTCAGCTTTCCCGCCGCGCCGTGCTTTCCGGCGCCGGCGCCATGGCGCTGCTCGGCATCGCCGGCTGCAGCACCACCGACACGCTCGACCTGCCGCAATTGCGGCTCGACGATACCGTCACCGGCTCCGTCCATCCCATCCGCCCGGCGATCAGCGTCGACAAGAACATCACCGGTCCCGATGTGATGTATGCCGCGCTCACCGACGGCGGCTTCCAGGTGCCGGCGGTGCCCTACCTGAAGGTCAAGCCCCAGTTCCGCCGCCAAATCGTCGTCGACCAGACCGGCGAGGCGCCCGGCACGATCGTCGTCCATCTGCAGGAGCGCATGCTCTATCTGGTGCAGCCGGGCGGCGACGCCATCCGCTACGGCGTCGGCATCGGCAAGGACGGCTTCCGCTGGTCGGGCCGCGCCAACATCCAGTACGGTAAGGAATGGCCGGTCTGGACGCCGCCGCCGGAAATGATCCAGCGCAAGCCCGAACTGGTGAAATGGCAGGGCGGCCAGCCCGGCGGCCTCACTAACCCGCTCGGCGCCCGGGCGCTCTACATCTACCAGAACGGCAAGGATACCGGCTACCGCATCCACGGCTCGCCGGAATGGTGGAGCATCGGCCAGGCGATGTCGTCGGGTTGCGTGCGGCTGATCAACCAGGACATCATCGACCTCTACAGCCGCGTGTCGAAGAAAAACCCGGTCGTCGTCGTCTGA
- the xylB gene encoding xylulokinase, translating into MYLGLDLGTSGVKALLIDAGQKVIGSGHGSLDVSRPHPGWSEQEPAHWIEACETAIAELKASHPKELAAVKGIGLSGQMHGATLLDAADKVLRPCILWNDTRSHVEAAALDADPRFRKLTGNIVFPGFTAPKLVWVKDNEAGVFAKVAKVLLPKDYLRLWLTGEHISEMSDSAGTSWFDVGQRRWSSELLGATSLDENQMPSLVEGAAQAGALRAGLAAKWGVTAGIPVAGGAGDNAASACGMGTVGAGQAFVSLGTSGVLFAANAAYLPNPESAVHTFCHALPETWHQMGVILSATDSLNWLSEITGKGAGELTAELGDTLRAPTGVSFLPYLSGERTPHNDSVIRGSFTGLAHQSSRAVLTQAVVEGVAFAFRDSLEALKKAGTTLTKVTAIGGGSRSRYWLKAIATALQLSVDIPADGDFGAAFGAARLGLIAATGADPLAVCTAPVTDATVEPDAGLGGAFADAYQRYRGLYPAIRSATA; encoded by the coding sequence ATGTATCTCGGCCTCGACCTGGGCACATCGGGCGTCAAGGCGCTGCTGATCGATGCCGGGCAGAAGGTCATCGGCTCCGGCCATGGCTCGCTCGACGTCTCGCGGCCGCATCCCGGCTGGTCGGAGCAGGAACCCGCGCATTGGATCGAGGCCTGCGAGACGGCCATTGCCGAGCTCAAGGCTTCGCACCCGAAGGAACTCGCCGCGGTCAAAGGCATCGGCCTGTCCGGCCAGATGCATGGCGCCACCTTGCTCGATGCGGCGGACAAGGTGCTGCGGCCCTGCATCCTGTGGAACGACACGCGCAGCCATGTCGAGGCGGCGGCGCTCGACGCCGACCCGCGCTTTCGCAAGCTCACCGGCAACATCGTCTTTCCGGGCTTCACCGCGCCTAAGCTTGTGTGGGTCAAGGACAACGAGGCCGGTGTTTTCGCCAAGGTGGCGAAAGTCTTGCTACCGAAGGATTATCTGCGGCTCTGGCTGACCGGCGAGCATATTTCGGAAATGTCGGATTCGGCCGGCACCTCCTGGTTCGATGTCGGCCAGCGGCGCTGGTCCTCCGAACTGCTGGGGGCGACATCGCTAGACGAAAACCAGATGCCGTCGCTGGTCGAAGGCGCGGCCCAGGCCGGCGCCTTGCGCGCCGGGCTCGCCGCCAAGTGGGGCGTCACGGCCGGCATCCCGGTGGCCGGCGGCGCCGGCGACAATGCGGCCTCGGCCTGCGGCATGGGCACGGTGGGCGCAGGCCAGGCCTTCGTCTCGCTGGGCACCTCTGGCGTGCTGTTTGCGGCGAACGCTGCCTATCTGCCCAACCCGGAAAGCGCGGTGCATACCTTCTGCCACGCGTTGCCCGAAACCTGGCACCAGATGGGCGTCATCCTGTCGGCGACCGATTCGCTGAACTGGCTGTCGGAGATCACCGGCAAAGGCGCGGGCGAACTCACCGCCGAGCTCGGCGACACGCTCAGGGCGCCGACGGGCGTATCCTTCCTGCCCTATCTTTCGGGTGAACGCACGCCGCACAATGATTCCGTCATCCGCGGCTCCTTCACCGGCCTCGCGCATCAATCCAGCCGCGCCGTGCTGACCCAAGCCGTGGTCGAAGGCGTCGCCTTTGCTTTCCGCGACAGTCTCGAAGCGCTGAAGAAGGCGGGCACGACATTGACCAAGGTGACGGCCATCGGCGGCGGCTCGCGCTCGCGCTACTGGCTGAAGGCTATCGCCACCGCGCTTCAGCTGTCTGTCGACATCCCAGCCGACGGCGATTTCGGCGCCGCCTTCGGCGCCGCGCGGCTGGGGCTGATCGCGGCGACGGGGGCCGATCCGCTGGCCGTGTGCACCGCGCCGGTGACGGATGCTACGGTCGAGCCGGACGCGGGGCTTGGCGGCGCTTTTGCCGATGCCTACCAGCGATATCGGGGGCTTTATCCGGCGATCAGGAGCGCAACCGCGTGA
- a CDS encoding FAD-binding oxidoreductase, whose amino-acid sequence MSAEPLPQSPWQTATISRIEKRTPRVTSFWFQPSRPFVHQAGQHVDVRLSAPDGYQARRSYSIASAPEAGAGIELAIERLDDGEVSPFFHDVAAVGDEIELRGPLGGHFIWSDSDGGPLLLVGGGSGVVPLMAMVRHRALRKSAAPIALVFSARVWDEVIFRDELIGLDDRRDGFDLVLTLTREQARRPADYSRRVDARMIVQAIERLPKAPVLAYVCGSNAFVSAAAQAMIDAGIPARLIRTERYGV is encoded by the coding sequence ATGAGCGCCGAACCGCTGCCGCAGTCGCCCTGGCAGACGGCCACGATCTCTCGCATCGAAAAGCGCACGCCGCGCGTCACCAGCTTCTGGTTCCAGCCGTCGCGTCCATTTGTCCACCAGGCCGGGCAGCATGTCGACGTCAGATTGAGCGCGCCGGACGGCTATCAGGCGCGGCGCTCCTATTCCATCGCCTCGGCGCCGGAAGCAGGCGCCGGTATCGAGCTGGCGATCGAGCGGCTCGATGACGGCGAGGTCTCCCCCTTCTTCCACGACGTGGCGGCCGTCGGCGACGAGATCGAGCTGCGCGGGCCGCTCGGCGGCCATTTCATCTGGTCCGACAGCGATGGCGGACCGCTGCTGCTGGTCGGGGGCGGCTCCGGCGTGGTGCCGCTGATGGCCATGGTGCGTCATCGCGCCTTGCGGAAATCGGCCGCGCCGATCGCGCTGGTGTTTTCGGCGCGGGTCTGGGACGAGGTGATCTTTCGCGACGAGCTGATCGGGCTCGACGACCGCCGCGACGGGTTCGACCTGGTGCTGACGCTGACGCGCGAGCAGGCCCGGCGCCCTGCCGACTATTCCCGGCGCGTCGATGCCCGGATGATCGTGCAAGCCATCGAGCGGCTGCCAAAGGCGCCTGTGCTCGCCTATGTCTGCGGCTCGAATGCCTTCGTCTCGGCCGCCGCCCAGGCCATGATCGATGCCGGCATCCCGGCAAGGCTGATCCGCACCGAGCGCTACGGGGTTTGA